One stretch of Jiangella gansuensis DSM 44835 DNA includes these proteins:
- a CDS encoding phosphatase PAP2 family protein, with the protein MTEPDRPAPRRQWPWWVPSVPVGLAVAALLGLMTWQVVARGPFVAWDWDVHVYVDARQPGGVTRSLLDSLASLGGQRLYTLPIIASVGLFVAYKKRRLRPLIAIGAGLATVFFVGYWIKFGLGRTPPASGQDVLHGVGQAFPSGHTANATLTWFLLVIVLFGAHGLKPDPVRFRRYCWLAAAGVFVTGGLMTTLDYHWLSDIPGGWALGLLALMVSVTVLRAPVVLPFRPLLERGRGWPSSSDQTRTAGSG; encoded by the coding sequence GTGACCGAGCCCGATCGCCCCGCCCCTCGGCGGCAGTGGCCGTGGTGGGTGCCGTCGGTGCCGGTGGGGCTCGCCGTGGCCGCGCTGCTCGGCCTCATGACCTGGCAGGTTGTCGCCCGCGGCCCGTTCGTTGCCTGGGACTGGGACGTGCACGTCTACGTCGACGCCCGGCAGCCCGGCGGTGTGACGCGGTCGCTGCTCGACTCGCTGGCCAGCCTCGGCGGTCAGCGGCTCTACACCTTGCCCATCATCGCCAGCGTCGGGCTCTTCGTGGCGTACAAGAAGCGGCGGCTGCGCCCGCTCATCGCCATCGGCGCCGGCCTGGCCACGGTGTTCTTCGTCGGGTACTGGATCAAGTTCGGCCTGGGGCGCACTCCGCCGGCCAGCGGCCAGGACGTCCTGCACGGTGTCGGGCAGGCGTTTCCGTCCGGGCACACCGCCAACGCCACACTCACCTGGTTCCTGCTGGTCATCGTGCTCTTCGGGGCGCACGGCCTGAAGCCCGACCCGGTCCGGTTCCGCCGCTACTGCTGGCTGGCCGCGGCCGGGGTGTTCGTCACCGGCGGGCTCATGACGACACTCGACTACCACTGGCTCAGCGACATCCCCGGCGGCTGGGCGCTCGGCCTGCTGGCGCTGATGGTGTCCGTGACGGTGCTGCGCGCGCCGGTCGTCCTGCCGTTCCGGCCGCTGCTCGAGCGTGGCCGGGGCTGGCCGTCCAGCAGCGACCAGACCCGGACGGCCGGCTCCGGCTGA
- a CDS encoding L-fuconate dehydratase, producing the protein MSQITALETVDLRFPTSRFLDGSDAMNPDPDYSAAYAILRTDDDGPDGHGFVFTIGRGNDVQVAAIEALRPFLVGREVEPMLADLGEAWRRLVHDSQLRWLGPEKGVMHMAIGAVVNALWDLRARREGKPLWQLLSELSPDEIVGLVDFRYLTDALDPAEALDLLRAAEPGRAQRIADLVEHGYPAYTTTPGWLGYDDAKLARLTREAVADGFTQIKLKVGGDLTDDVRRLGIAREICGPDVRIAVDANQRWDVDEAVRWVKELEAFDPWWVEEPTSPDDVLGHAAIAERIAPVRVATGEHVANRVVFKQLLQARGTGFVQIDATRVAGVNENIAILLLAAKFGVPVCPHAGGVGLCEAVQHLAMFDYVAVSGTTTDRVIEYVDHLHEHFSDPVRIERGRYLAPQRPGASTEILAPTLAAHRFPDGAVWA; encoded by the coding sequence ATGAGCCAGATCACCGCACTGGAGACCGTCGACCTCCGCTTCCCGACGTCGCGCTTCCTCGACGGCTCCGACGCGATGAATCCCGACCCCGACTACTCCGCGGCCTACGCCATCCTGCGCACCGACGACGACGGCCCGGACGGCCACGGGTTCGTGTTCACCATCGGTCGTGGCAACGACGTGCAGGTGGCGGCCATCGAGGCGCTGCGACCGTTCCTCGTCGGACGCGAGGTGGAGCCGATGCTCGCCGACCTCGGCGAAGCATGGCGGCGCCTGGTGCACGACTCGCAGCTGCGCTGGCTCGGTCCGGAGAAGGGCGTCATGCACATGGCCATCGGCGCCGTCGTCAACGCGCTGTGGGACCTGCGCGCCCGTCGCGAGGGCAAACCGCTGTGGCAACTGTTGTCGGAGCTGTCGCCGGACGAGATCGTCGGCCTGGTCGACTTCCGGTACCTCACCGACGCCCTGGACCCGGCCGAGGCGCTGGATTTGCTCCGGGCTGCCGAGCCGGGACGCGCGCAACGCATCGCCGACCTCGTCGAGCACGGTTACCCGGCCTACACCACCACGCCGGGCTGGCTGGGTTACGACGACGCCAAGCTCGCCCGGCTGACCCGCGAGGCCGTCGCGGACGGGTTCACCCAGATCAAGCTGAAGGTGGGCGGCGACCTCACCGACGATGTGCGGCGGCTGGGCATCGCCCGCGAGATCTGCGGCCCGGACGTACGCATCGCCGTCGACGCCAACCAGCGCTGGGACGTCGACGAAGCGGTGCGCTGGGTCAAGGAACTCGAGGCGTTCGACCCGTGGTGGGTCGAGGAGCCCACCAGCCCCGACGACGTTCTCGGACACGCCGCGATCGCCGAGCGCATCGCGCCGGTGCGGGTGGCCACCGGCGAGCACGTGGCCAACCGGGTCGTCTTCAAGCAGCTGCTGCAGGCACGCGGCACCGGGTTCGTCCAGATCGACGCGACCCGGGTTGCGGGCGTCAACGAGAACATCGCGATCCTGCTGCTGGCGGCGAAGTTCGGGGTGCCGGTCTGCCCGCACGCCGGCGGGGTCGGGCTGTGCGAGGCCGTCCAGCACCTCGCGATGTTCGACTATGTCGCGGTCAGCGGCACCACTACCGACCGCGTCATCGAATACGTCGACCACCTGCACGAACACTTCAGCGACCCGGTCCGGATCGAGCGCGGCCGGTACCTGGCGCCGCAACGTCCCGGTGCCAGCACCGAGATCCTGGCGCCGACGCTGGCGGCGCACCGGTTCCCGGACGGCGCCGTCTGGGCGTGA
- a CDS encoding SDR family NAD(P)-dependent oxidoreductase has translation MGDFDGLTALVTGGGAGIGLATATLLAHSGATVAVLDRSTEGAPDPLLAIECDVTDDAAVHAAVATAADRLGGVDVVVNNAGVGAAGTIEDNDDAEWHRVFDVNVVGMVRVSRAALPWLRRSSRASIVNVCSIAATAGLPQRALYSATKGAVLSLTQAMAADHIAEGIRVNCVNPGTADTPWVQRLLAAAPDPVAERAALEARQPTGRLVPPEDIAAAIAYLAGPASGSVTGTSIAVDGGMQGLRLRK, from the coding sequence ATGGGCGACTTCGACGGCCTGACAGCACTGGTCACCGGGGGTGGGGCGGGTATCGGGCTGGCCACGGCGACGCTGCTGGCACACTCGGGCGCCACGGTCGCCGTACTGGACCGCTCCACCGAGGGCGCACCCGACCCGCTGCTGGCGATCGAGTGCGACGTCACCGACGACGCCGCCGTGCACGCCGCCGTCGCCACCGCCGCCGACCGGCTGGGTGGCGTGGACGTCGTCGTCAACAACGCCGGCGTCGGCGCGGCCGGCACCATCGAGGACAACGACGACGCCGAATGGCACCGCGTCTTCGACGTCAACGTCGTCGGCATGGTCCGGGTGTCCCGAGCGGCGCTGCCCTGGCTGCGCCGGTCGTCGCGCGCCTCCATCGTCAACGTCTGCTCCATCGCCGCCACCGCCGGGTTACCGCAGCGCGCCCTCTACAGCGCCACCAAGGGTGCGGTCCTGTCGCTCACCCAGGCCATGGCCGCCGACCACATCGCCGAGGGCATCCGGGTCAACTGCGTCAACCCCGGCACCGCCGACACACCCTGGGTGCAGCGGCTGCTGGCCGCCGCACCCGATCCCGTCGCGGAACGCGCCGCGCTCGAGGCCCGCCAGCCCACCGGCCGCCTGGTGCCGCCCGAGGACATCGCCGCGGCCATCGCCTATCTCGCCGGCCCCGCATCAGGTTCCGTCACCGGCACCTCGATCGCCGTCGACGGCGGCATGCAGGGCCTGCGGCTGCGCAAGTAA